In the Pseudochaenichthys georgianus chromosome 1, fPseGeo1.2, whole genome shotgun sequence genome, one interval contains:
- the LOC139434266 gene encoding heterogeneous nuclear ribonucleoprotein L-like, whose amino-acid sequence MITYPLLHHKTSSSSSYMDHPASSSVAMVSGLHPAKMNCSHIFNIFCLYGNVEKVKFMKSVAGTALVEMGDEYAVDRAVTHLNTIKVFGKKLNVCVSKQQAVIPMSGGLS is encoded by the exons ATGATAACCTACCCGCTGCTACACCATAagacctcctcttcctcctcctacaTGGACCACCCCGCCTCCAGCTCAGTGGCCATGGTGAGCGGCCTCCATCCTGCAAAGATGAACTGCAGCCACATCTTCAACATCTTCTGTCTTTACGGCAACGTGGAGAAG GTGAAGTTCATGAAGAGTGTTGCTGGCACGGCATTGGTGGAGATGGGGGATGAGTACGCCGTGGATCGAGCTGTGACTCACCTCAACACCATCAAAGTGTTTGGCAAAAAACTCAATGTCTG TGTGTCCAAGCAGCAGGCGGTGATTCCCATGTCAGGTGGTTTGAGCTGA